In one Hominilimicola fabiformis genomic region, the following are encoded:
- a CDS encoding VirD4-like conjugal transfer protein, CD1115 family, with protein sequence MKRDNDRQTAIILSIVGIVPVIWLALLIAPSISGGLPEIAANLATLFDNPFSIKLCGDSLKTVLILLLCYGMGIGIYFSTRKNYRRREEHGSAKWGNVRAIDKKYRQKPLSENKLMTQNVCIGLNAKKHRRNLNTLVCGGSGAGKTRFYAKPNIMNAARNSYVILDPKGEILRDTGHLLEKKGYEVRVLDLISMEKSHCYNPFVYLQNDNDVQKLVTNLFKSTTPKGSQSNDPFWDTAASMLLLALVFYLHYEAPPEEQNFAMVMEMLRAGAIEDEDDPSPSPLDNLFSDLMIDNPDHIALKYYHSYHSGSSKTLKSIQITLAARLEKFNLESLAALTSADELDLQSLGEKKVALFALIPDNDSSFNFLVSILYTQLFQQLFYAADHIHGGCLPMPVHFMMDEFANVSLPDDFDKILSVMRSRGVSVSIILQNLAQLKALFEKQWESIVGNCDEFLYLGGNEQSTHKYVSELLGKETIDTNTFGKSTGRSGNYSTNYQISGRELLTPDEVRMLDNQYAILFIRGERPIMDFKYDIMKHPNVALTTDGKASPYMHGEVTKDIASIAIWDIDPATLPEKEMEETNWELLSDEEMEALFINNQTN encoded by the coding sequence ATGAAGCGAGATAATGACAGGCAGACTGCCATTATTTTATCCATTGTCGGTATCGTTCCGGTCATATGGCTGGCACTTCTGATTGCACCTTCCATAAGCGGAGGATTGCCGGAGATAGCAGCCAATCTTGCGACACTCTTTGATAATCCATTTTCCATAAAATTATGTGGGGACAGCCTGAAAACTGTCCTCATTTTGCTTTTATGCTATGGAATGGGTATCGGGATTTACTTTTCGACAAGAAAGAATTACCGCAGACGAGAAGAACACGGTTCTGCCAAATGGGGCAATGTCAGAGCCATTGATAAAAAGTACCGACAAAAGCCACTATCAGAAAATAAGCTGATGACTCAGAATGTGTGCATTGGACTTAATGCCAAGAAGCACAGACGAAATCTGAATACGCTTGTGTGCGGTGGCTCCGGTGCAGGTAAGACAAGATTTTATGCAAAGCCTAATATTATGAACGCTGCCAGAAACAGCTATGTGATTTTAGACCCGAAAGGAGAAATCCTGCGAGATACGGGACATCTTCTTGAGAAGAAAGGTTACGAAGTGCGTGTCCTTGATTTGATTTCAATGGAGAAAAGCCATTGTTACAATCCGTTTGTATATTTGCAGAACGACAATGATGTGCAGAAGCTCGTAACCAATCTTTTTAAGAGTACCACTCCGAAAGGTTCACAGAGCAATGACCCGTTTTGGGATACGGCAGCGTCAATGCTTCTGCTTGCACTGGTATTTTATCTGCACTATGAAGCACCACCGGAAGAACAGAATTTTGCAATGGTAATGGAAATGTTAAGAGCCGGGGCGATTGAGGACGAGGACGACCCAAGTCCTTCTCCGCTTGACAATCTGTTTTCGGATTTGATGATAGATAATCCTGACCACATTGCTTTGAAGTATTACCACTCCTATCATTCCGGTTCTTCCAAAACATTAAAATCCATACAGATAACCCTTGCAGCAAGGCTTGAAAAGTTCAACTTGGAGAGTCTTGCTGCTCTTACTTCTGCCGATGAACTGGATTTACAGTCACTCGGAGAGAAAAAGGTGGCACTGTTTGCACTGATACCGGATAACGACTCCAGTTTCAACTTCTTGGTATCCATTCTTTACACACAGCTCTTTCAGCAGTTGTTTTATGCAGCCGACCATATCCACGGTGGCTGTCTGCCGATGCCTGTTCATTTTATGATGGACGAATTTGCCAATGTTTCACTGCCGGACGACTTCGACAAGATACTGTCGGTTATGCGTTCCCGTGGGGTATCGGTAAGCATCATCTTACAGAACTTGGCACAGCTTAAAGCCTTGTTTGAAAAACAGTGGGAGAGCATTGTGGGTAACTGCGATGAATTTCTTTACCTTGGTGGAAATGAGCAGTCAACCCATAAATACGTGTCGGAGCTGTTAGGAAAGGAAACCATTGATACCAACACGTTCGGAAAGAGTACCGGAAGAAGTGGTAACTATTCCACCAACTATCAGATTAGCGGCAGAGAGTTACTTACCCCTGATGAGGTGCGTATGCTCGATAATCAGTACGCTATTTTGTTTATCCGTGGGGAAAGACCCATTATGGATTTCAAGTATGACATTATGAAACATCCGAATGTGGCACTTACCACAGACGGAAAGGCAAGTCCTTATATGCACGGAGAAGTCACAAAAGATATTGCTTCGATTGCCATTTGGGACATTGACCCTGCAACACTTCCTGAAAAGGAAATGGAAGAAACGAACTGGGAACTTCTTTCCGATGAGGAGATGGAAGCTCTGTTCATAAACAATCAAACAAATTAA
- a CDS encoding LtrC-like protein has translation MTNDFKPAKAGGNQPRLSKEEYAEKKRAEKEKVYQMIDDAAREIVNDPEKFKSFLDTQSRMDRYSAANALLIYSQYPQATQLKDFDDWGKDNVKITKGAKSISILEPVEYTRADGSPGISYNVKKVFDVTQTNGRKAPAVSANRDPKALITTMLAVSPVEVAATDELPYPNMAAFYNNEKQTLYVKRNVGDSVAVAQCVAQELGHAQLSINSESYSRRDMGFQAVCIGYMLCKKYGVDTQNFAINRIPEGLASKEPKEIRAELSKTRNAMAEIHSHISDEMFRKKQERSKDYER, from the coding sequence ATGACAAATGATTTCAAACCCGCAAAGGCTGGCGGTAATCAGCCGAGATTATCCAAAGAGGAGTATGCGGAAAAGAAGCGAGCAGAAAAAGAAAAAGTCTATCAGATGATTGATGACGCTGCCCGTGAGATTGTGAATGACCCTGAGAAGTTCAAGAGCTTTCTTGATACGCAGAGTCGAATGGACAGATATTCCGCAGCAAATGCTCTCCTTATTTACAGTCAGTATCCGCAGGCGACACAGCTTAAAGATTTTGATGATTGGGGTAAGGACAATGTAAAGATTACCAAAGGGGCAAAGAGTATTTCTATCCTTGAACCAGTGGAATACACAAGAGCAGATGGTTCTCCGGGTATTTCCTATAATGTCAAAAAGGTATTTGATGTTACGCAGACAAATGGAAGAAAAGCTCCGGCAGTATCAGCAAACCGTGACCCGAAAGCACTTATCACGACAATGCTTGCTGTATCTCCGGTGGAGGTTGCGGCAACCGATGAACTTCCGTATCCGAATATGGCAGCTTTCTATAATAATGAAAAGCAGACCTTGTATGTGAAGCGTAATGTGGGCGACAGCGTAGCAGTTGCCCAGTGTGTCGCTCAGGAACTCGGACACGCACAGCTTTCTATCAACAGTGAAAGTTACAGCCGCAGGGATATGGGCTTTCAGGCAGTGTGTATTGGATATATGCTTTGCAAGAAGTATGGCGTAGATACACAGAATTTTGCAATTAACCGTATTCCGGAGGGACTGGCTTCCAAAGAGCCGAAAGAAATCCGTGCGGAGCTTTCCAAGACACGAAATGCAATGGCAGAAATTCACAGTCATATCTCTGATGAAATGTTCCGCAAGAAGCAGGAGCGTTCAAAGGACTATGAGAGATAA
- a CDS encoding PcfB family protein: MNNGGDAAEQVVRLSLEGFEVAARLSGSAAKNIALLLVSVLKQEQKTKGKARLTNMIKSGKELKVFSIPQKDLKKFTEQAKRYGVLYCVLRDKNTKGENAPVDIIARAEDASKIQRIVERFELGKVDKASIVSEAEKAIADREAVEKEKPTKSKSEIIMEEAVRNPMQKEERANANPSVAKTDKSPLSRQNSEPVETQSDKGVAKPVEKPSVKEKLDRYKAQAKQQKEAERKEPEVKKDGKKPQQKNGQTVHRQPKKKPKTKER; the protein is encoded by the coding sequence ATGAACAACGGTGGTGACGCAGCAGAGCAGGTCGTTAGGCTTTCGCTTGAAGGATTTGAAGTTGCTGCAAGATTAAGCGGTTCGGCGGCGAAGAATATCGCATTGCTTTTGGTATCGGTTCTGAAGCAGGAACAAAAGACGAAGGGCAAAGCAAGGCTTACCAATATGATTAAGTCAGGCAAGGAGCTGAAAGTCTTTTCCATTCCGCAAAAGGATTTGAAGAAGTTTACCGAACAGGCAAAACGCTATGGCGTTCTTTATTGTGTCCTCAGAGATAAGAACACAAAGGGAGAGAATGCTCCGGTAGATATTATTGCAAGAGCAGAGGACGCTTCTAAAATTCAGCGTATCGTTGAAAGATTTGAACTTGGCAAGGTGGATAAAGCTTCGATTGTCAGTGAAGCAGAGAAGGCTATCGCAGACCGTGAAGCGGTTGAAAAAGAAAAGCCGACCAAATCCAAGAGTGAAATCATTATGGAAGAAGCAGTCAGAAATCCAATGCAGAAAGAGGAGCGAGCAAACGCAAACCCCTCAGTCGCCAAAACAGACAAAAGCCCTCTGTCAAGGCAAAACTCAGAGCCGGTAGAAACGCAATCTGATAAGGGTGTTGCAAAGCCAGTGGAAAAGCCATCGGTCAAAGAGAAACTTGACCGTTACAAGGCACAGGCAAAACAGCAAAAAGAAGCAGAGCGTAAAGAGCCGGAGGTTAAGAAAGACGGCAAGAAGCCGCAGCAGAAAAACGGTCAGACGGTACACCGTCAGCCGAAGAAGAAACCCAAAACAAAAGAGAGGTAA
- a CDS encoding relaxase/mobilization nuclease domain-containing protein — MAVTKLWSVTERLGQVIDYATNPEKTSANIKREFSPEQYQALADVIAYAKDEEKTEREFYVEGINCNVAIARDQFITVKEQYQKTDGIQAYHGYLSFKETDISPEMAQKIGMEFANEVWGKRFQVVVTTHLNTKHLHCHFVINSISFVDGKHLWGEEKAWFKFRKVADRICEKYGLYYDPNPNRSKQSEYLTMKEKAGMPTRYSVAKEAIDYAIDHSKTLKEFQFALKEMGYAYNLSPSRKYWTVIPKGYDKPIRLKNLGADYTNDRIVERIKENRDRWAEIEPFQRATYKPRQYRMQTRGQKLKKKGGLYGLYLYYCYRLGYLPKYKKQNNARLHYLLKDDLMKLDKITDEVRLLGRENISTDEQLFSYKTSLEEQMKNLIAGRTHLRKKIRTNIDDGQLQAAKDEIASINGELKKLRREVKLCEDIAERSKVMEENLEHIETEEQKQQRKEKSRYEQRW, encoded by the coding sequence ATGGCAGTAACAAAGTTGTGGTCGGTAACAGAAAGGCTCGGTCAGGTCATTGACTATGCAACCAATCCCGAAAAGACTTCTGCAAATATCAAAAGGGAGTTTTCACCTGAACAGTATCAGGCTCTTGCTGATGTTATTGCTTATGCAAAGGATGAAGAAAAAACAGAGCGAGAATTTTATGTTGAGGGTATCAACTGTAATGTGGCGATTGCCCGTGACCAGTTCATAACGGTTAAGGAACAGTACCAAAAGACAGACGGTATCCAAGCCTATCACGGATATTTGAGTTTCAAGGAAACAGATATATCTCCTGAGATGGCACAGAAAATCGGAATGGAATTTGCAAATGAAGTGTGGGGGAAAAGATTTCAGGTTGTTGTGACAACCCATCTGAACACAAAGCACCTGCACTGTCATTTTGTCATCAACTCTATTTCTTTTGTCGATGGCAAACATTTGTGGGGAGAGGAAAAAGCGTGGTTCAAATTCCGAAAAGTTGCAGACAGAATTTGTGAGAAGTACGGACTTTACTATGACCCGAATCCGAACCGCAGTAAGCAGTCGGAGTATCTGACGATGAAAGAAAAGGCAGGTATGCCGACACGCTACTCGGTTGCAAAGGAAGCCATTGATTATGCTATCGACCACAGCAAGACCCTGAAAGAATTTCAGTTTGCTCTCAAGGAAATGGGATATGCCTATAACCTAAGTCCAAGCCGAAAATACTGGACGGTCATTCCAAAGGGATACGATAAGCCGATACGACTGAAAAATCTCGGAGCAGATTATACCAATGACCGGATTGTAGAGCGTATCAAAGAAAATCGTGACAGATGGGCAGAGATTGAGCCGTTCCAGAGGGCAACTTATAAACCAAGACAGTACCGTATGCAGACCAGAGGGCAGAAGCTGAAAAAGAAAGGCGGACTTTATGGGTTGTATCTGTATTACTGTTACAGACTCGGTTATCTGCCCAAGTATAAGAAACAGAATAACGCAAGGCTTCATTATCTTTTGAAAGATGATTTGATGAAGCTCGATAAGATTACTGATGAAGTAAGGCTGCTCGGACGAGAAAATATTTCCACGGACGAACAGCTTTTTTCATATAAGACTTCCTTAGAGGAGCAGATGAAAAATCTGATTGCCGGAAGAACACATCTCCGAAAAAAGATAAGAACAAATATTGATGATGGTCAGCTTCAGGCGGCAAAAGATGAAATCGCTTCTATCAATGGAGAATTGAAAAAACTCCGACGGGAAGTAAAACTCTGCGAGGATATTGCGGAGAGGTCAAAGGTTATGGAAGAAAACCTTGAGCATATCGAAACAGAGGAACAAAAACAGCAGAGAAAGGAGAAATCACGCTATGAACAACGGTGGTGA
- a CDS encoding plasmid mobilization protein, which produces MRKRNIQKIVRFNRKEAQDLAAKAKKACLSEAGLIRLLIRGYEPKEKPDDRFYDVMRELSSISNNINQLAAKANTLGFIDAPMLKNEAAKWNKFQSEIERTYLRPNQSEMKWQ; this is translated from the coding sequence ATGAGAAAGAGAAACATTCAGAAGATTGTACGCTTTAACCGCAAGGAAGCACAGGACTTGGCAGCAAAGGCAAAGAAGGCTTGTCTTTCCGAAGCAGGACTTATCCGTTTACTTATCAGAGGTTACGAGCCGAAAGAGAAACCCGATGACCGCTTCTATGATGTGATGAGAGAACTGTCCTCTATCAGTAATAACATCAATCAGCTTGCGGCTAAAGCGAATACACTTGGTTTCATTGACGCACCTATGCTGAAGAATGAAGCTGCAAAGTGGAATAAGTTCCAGTCAGAGATTGAGAGGACATATCTTCGTCCAAATCAGAGCGAAATGAAATGGCAGTAA
- a CDS encoding DUF3789 domain-containing protein translates to MRELLLIAAGTLLGSCLGVTMMCLFQINKDCRVKRKEDTDYEKEKHSEDCTL, encoded by the coding sequence TTGAGAGAGTTATTACTTATCGCCGCTGGGACACTGCTCGGCAGTTGTCTTGGCGTTACGATGATGTGCTTATTCCAGATTAACAAAGATTGCAGAGTAAAGAGAAAGGAAGATACCGATTATGAGAAAGAGAAACATTCAGAAGATTGTACGCTTTAA
- a CDS encoding DUF3846 domain-containing protein, which produces MNDSKIKVLLVEPEKYPKEIVIDDTLEAMQEVVGGDIEEYMPFDDDVAIICNEEGKMRGLPLNRAVYVQDNDKKEMVDIICGKFFICYAPPESESFQSLPDDMMKKYKEQFKYPERFSKDVGGNIVAEPFKPKSKDYER; this is translated from the coding sequence GTGAATGATTCTAAGATTAAAGTTCTCTTGGTAGAACCGGAAAAGTACCCGAAGGAAATTGTAATCGACGACACTCTGGAAGCAATGCAGGAGGTTGTCGGAGGGGATATTGAGGAATATATGCCCTTTGATGATGACGTTGCAATCATCTGTAATGAGGAAGGAAAGATGAGAGGACTTCCGCTTAATCGTGCTGTTTATGTGCAGGACAACGATAAGAAAGAGATGGTTGATATTATCTGCGGCAAGTTCTTTATCTGTTATGCACCGCCTGAGAGTGAGAGCTTTCAGAGCTTGCCGGACGATATGATGAAGAAGTATAAGGAACAGTTCAAGTATCCTGAACGCTTTTCTAAGGATGTGGGCGGCAATATCGTGGCTGAACCTTTTAAGCCGAAATCAAAGGATTATGAGAGATAG
- a CDS encoding DUF3991 and toprim domain-containing protein produces MPFIAPELIIQAKQMDLLTYLRNYEPYELVKFSGNTYCTRTHDSLKISNGKWIWWSRGIGGRSALDYLIKVKGYSFLEAVETIIGHTAIQAPVYEKPQPKEENKPLLLPEKCASNRVITEYLFGRGIDFEIINYCISNDLIFESLPYHNVVFVGYDEKKEPKYAAYRSTNKRRIMGDCSGSKKDYSFRLGKENLEEVHLFECAIDLLSYATLAKLNGQDWKEMSFVSLSGVYSPAKKIEDSKVPIALEKYLGSNPSVRKIRIHFDNDIAGRKAAQTLKTILPDKYEIVDEPPKAGKDFNDFLCMRMGIYNKKIHERNEER; encoded by the coding sequence ATGCCATTTATCGCACCTGAGTTAATCATTCAGGCGAAGCAGATGGACTTATTAACCTACTTGAGAAATTATGAACCGTATGAGCTGGTTAAGTTTTCAGGTAACACCTATTGCACCAGAACCCACGATAGTTTGAAGATTTCAAACGGGAAATGGATATGGTGGTCGAGAGGTATCGGTGGCAGGAGTGCTTTGGATTATCTGATTAAGGTTAAAGGTTACAGCTTCCTTGAAGCGGTGGAAACCATTATCGGACATACAGCGATTCAGGCTCCGGTCTATGAAAAGCCACAGCCAAAAGAGGAAAATAAACCACTTCTTCTCCCTGAAAAATGTGCTTCCAACAGAGTGATTACAGAGTATCTTTTCGGGAGAGGAATAGATTTTGAAATCATCAATTACTGTATCTCTAATGACCTTATCTTTGAGAGCCTGCCGTATCACAATGTTGTGTTTGTAGGCTATGACGAGAAGAAAGAACCGAAATATGCAGCCTACCGTTCCACGAATAAGCGTAGGATTATGGGCGATTGCAGTGGCAGTAAAAAAGATTATTCTTTTCGGCTTGGTAAGGAAAACTTGGAGGAAGTACACCTCTTTGAGTGTGCCATAGACCTGTTATCCTATGCCACGCTTGCGAAGCTGAACGGGCAGGATTGGAAAGAAATGAGCTTTGTTTCGCTGTCCGGGGTGTATTCTCCGGCAAAGAAAATTGAGGACAGTAAAGTGCCGATTGCACTGGAAAAGTATCTTGGCAGTAACCCATCTGTCAGGAAAATCCGTATCCATTTTGACAATGATATAGCGGGCAGAAAGGCAGCACAGACCTTAAAAACTATTCTGCCGGATAAGTATGAAATCGTTGATGAGCCACCAAAAGCAGGTAAGGACTTCAACGATTTTCTTTGTATGCGGATGGGAATTTACAATAAAAAAATACACGAAAGGAATGAAGAACGGTGA
- a CDS encoding recombinase family protein → MAGIRTENKIYEVGIYCRLSKDDGTDNESASIATQKSILTDYVKRQGWHLAKTYVDDGYSGTNFQRPSFQNMIKDIENGLINCVITKDLSRLGRNYLDCGLYLEVFFPEHNVRYIAVNDGVDTLNKSAMDITPFRNILNEMYSADVSVKIKSAYRARFQQGKFMGTTAPYGYVKDPADHNHLLIDDKVAHVVREIFDLALAGNGIAKIRKHINKQHILRPAAYAVEQGATGYERYFEDNEENRYIWSENSVRGILRSPIYAGNLAGYKRIAANMKSKKRPSKLPEEWEVIPDTHEGIVTQEEFDTVQQLMTSRRREQNAGGFENIFLGVIKCADCGYAMRAASANRRKRPDIIDCVQYTCNNYGRYGNVMCTAHSIEARDLFNAVLADINRFADMAVNDEKAVRAIERRLTETDQSRAKSLEKEKKKLNKRLAELDRLFSSLYEDKVMERITERNFEMMSGKYQKEQLEIEARLKEVTETLNDSYEKSQGVRDFLSLIRNYQGLKELDATIINALIDKILVSEREKLADGTVRQEIKIYYKFIGFVGELHITPTKRWTALKPKNCTVCGVEYVPSSGISKYCPACAKRIQREKSNESKRRSRERNRRACIELSAKNDRLIWSSVPVELSVRAMKIRR, encoded by the coding sequence ATGGCAGGAATAAGAACGGAGAACAAGATTTATGAAGTCGGCATTTACTGCCGCTTATCAAAGGACGATGGCACGGATAACGAGAGTGCGAGCATTGCGACACAAAAATCCATCCTCACGGATTATGTGAAAAGGCAGGGATGGCATTTAGCAAAAACGTATGTTGACGATGGCTACTCTGGAACAAATTTCCAAAGACCAAGTTTCCAGAATATGATTAAGGACATTGAAAACGGGCTGATAAACTGCGTGATTACAAAAGATTTATCCCGTCTGGGGAGGAACTATCTTGATTGTGGGTTATATCTGGAAGTCTTTTTCCCAGAGCATAACGTGAGGTATATAGCGGTCAATGACGGCGTGGACACCTTAAACAAATCCGCTATGGACATCACGCCTTTCCGCAACATCCTAAACGAAATGTATTCTGCCGATGTGTCAGTCAAGATAAAATCGGCGTACCGTGCGAGGTTTCAGCAGGGGAAATTCATGGGAACAACAGCCCCTTATGGCTATGTCAAAGACCCTGCCGACCACAACCATCTGCTGATAGATGACAAAGTTGCCCATGTGGTAAGGGAGATATTCGACCTTGCGTTAGCGGGCAACGGCATCGCCAAAATCCGCAAGCACATCAACAAACAGCATATCCTACGCCCTGCCGCTTATGCGGTGGAGCAAGGGGCAACAGGCTATGAGCGGTACTTTGAGGATAACGAGGAAAACCGTTATATTTGGAGCGAGAACAGCGTGAGGGGCATTTTAAGAAGCCCGATATATGCGGGCAACCTTGCAGGCTACAAGCGGATTGCAGCCAACATGAAAAGCAAGAAACGCCCCTCTAAGCTGCCCGAAGAATGGGAAGTGATACCAGACACCCATGAGGGGATAGTCACGCAGGAGGAATTTGACACCGTACAGCAGCTTATGACGAGCCGCAGGCGGGAGCAGAACGCAGGGGGATTTGAGAATATCTTTTTGGGCGTTATCAAGTGTGCGGACTGCGGCTATGCGATGCGGGCGGCGAGTGCCAACAGGAGGAAACGCCCCGACATCATCGACTGCGTACAATACACCTGCAATAATTATGGCAGATATGGCAATGTTATGTGTACCGCACACAGCATTGAAGCGAGGGACTTATTCAATGCCGTCCTTGCCGACATCAACCGCTTTGCGGATATGGCGGTCAATGATGAAAAGGCGGTCAGAGCCATAGAAAGGCGGCTCACGGAAACAGACCAGAGCAGGGCGAAATCATTAGAGAAAGAAAAGAAGAAGCTGAACAAACGCCTTGCGGAGCTTGACAGGCTGTTTTCCTCTCTCTATGAGGACAAGGTAATGGAGCGTATCACGGAGCGGAATTTTGAGATGATGTCGGGGAAATACCAGAAAGAGCAGCTTGAAATTGAAGCACGGCTGAAAGAGGTAACGGAAACGCTCAATGACAGCTATGAGAAATCGCAGGGCGTGAGGGACTTTCTATCCCTAATCCGCAACTATCAGGGGCTGAAAGAGTTGGACGCAACCATCATAAACGCACTCATAGACAAGATACTTGTTTCGGAACGTGAGAAACTTGCGGACGGGACAGTAAGGCAGGAAATCAAGATTTACTATAAATTCATCGGCTTTGTCGGTGAATTACATATCACACCCACAAAGCGGTGGACGGCGTTAAAGCCTAAAAATTGTACGGTGTGCGGTGTTGAATACGTCCCCAGCTCTGGAATATCAAAGTATTGTCCCGCTTGTGCTAAGAGGATACAGAGGGAGAAATCAAACGAGAGCAAACGCAGGAGTAGGGAGAGGAACCGAAGGGCATGTATTGAACTGTCCGCAAAAAATGACCGACTGATTTGGAGCAGCGTTCCGGTAGAATTGTCCGTCAGGGCAATGAAAATCCGAAGGTAG
- a CDS encoding YdbC family protein: protein MKEIQYEIVKEIAVLSASDSGYTKEINLISWNGREPKYDIRSFSPNREKCGKGITLNADEAAALLEALQKEVNSGD from the coding sequence ATGAAAGAAATCCAGTATGAGATTGTAAAGGAAATCGCCGTATTGTCTGCGAGTGACAGCGGCTACACAAAGGAAATCAATCTTATTTCATGGAACGGGAGAGAGCCGAAATATGACATCCGCAGCTTTTCCCCGAACCGTGAGAAGTGCGGAAAGGGTATCACGTTGAACGCTGATGAAGCAGCGGCACTCCTTGAAGCATTACAGAAAGAAGTAAACAGCGGGGATTGA
- a CDS encoding ParB/RepB/Spo0J family partition protein, giving the protein MKKQDFKVLKTKDLYPFPDNPFHVVEDETLSELAESIKEFGIVTPIITRPKEDGNGYEVIAGQRRVRASELAGINTVPAFVLPLDRDRAIITLVDSNLQRENILPSERAFAYRMKSEAMKRQGFRTDLTSSQVVTKLRTDDKVAQGFGVGRMTVQRFIRLTELIPPILQMVDEGKIALTPAVELSFLKKDEQENLFATMESEEATPSLSQAQRMKSMSQSGQLDMDMIFSIMTEEKGNQKETLKINTSKLKKYFPKDTTPKQMEETIIRLLERELQRKRSRDSR; this is encoded by the coding sequence ATGAAGAAACAGGATTTTAAGGTGTTAAAGACCAAAGATTTATACCCGTTTCCCGACAATCCGTTTCATGTTGTGGAGGATGAAACGCTGTCAGAGTTAGCGGAAAGCATCAAGGAATTTGGCATTGTCACGCCGATAATCACACGCCCGAAAGAGGACGGGAACGGTTATGAAGTGATTGCGGGGCAGCGGCGTGTCCGTGCGTCCGAACTTGCAGGTATAAATACCGTGCCTGCATTTGTCCTGCCCTTAGACCGTGACCGAGCCATCATCACCCTTGTAGACAGTAATTTACAGCGTGAAAATATCCTGCCATCGGAGCGGGCGTTTGCCTACAGGATGAAATCCGAAGCCATGAAGCGGCAGGGTTTCCGCACAGACTTAACCTCGTCACAAGTTGTGACGAAGTTGCGGACGGACGACAAAGTGGCACAGGGCTTCGGCGTGGGCAGGATGACCGTCCAGCGTTTTATCCGCCTGACGGAACTGATACCGCCGATTTTGCAGATGGTGGACGAGGGGAAAATCGCCCTCACACCTGCGGTGGAACTGTCCTTTTTGAAGAAAGACGAGCAGGAAAATCTCTTTGCCACGATGGAGAGCGAAGAAGCAACGCCCTCACTCTCACAGGCACAGCGGATGAAAAGCATGAGCCAGAGCGGGCAGCTTGACATGGATATGATATTTTCCATTATGACGGAGGAAAAGGGAAACCAGAAAGAAACCTTGAAAATCAACACAAGCAAACTGAAAAAATACTTTCCGAAGGACACAACGCCGAAGCAGATGGAGGAAACCATCATCCGACTTCTGGAACGTGAGTTGCAGAGAAAACGGAGCAGGGACAGCCGCTAA